A single Pan troglodytes isolate AG18354 chromosome 19, NHGRI_mPanTro3-v2.0_pri, whole genome shotgun sequence DNA region contains:
- the MCRIP1 gene encoding uncharacterized protein MCRIP1: MHGEKSHGRGQAGRQVPLKQQSVSGESQQGARQGAGQSTCYLSSAFLCNGSFPAGSMSLWDPQPKQAFPSMLWCSWAGVPGRRTGQRDPRVQERRGDFVSKLGAAVGGEPLALFGPHSWPGMGHRVPGLGAGFLLFADFALEPWDSYHVVFEGWTIDMRRNEPERTRSLSAPGPL; this comes from the coding sequence atgcaTGGGGAGAAGAGCCACGGGAGAGGGCAGGCTGGGAGGCAGGTACCCCTAAAGCAGCAGTCGGTCAGTGGTGAGAGCCAGCAGGGGGCGAGGCAGGGGGCTGGCCAGTCTACCTGTTACCTGAGCTCTGCCTTTCTCTGTAACGGGAGCTTCCCAGCAGGCAGCATGTCCCTGTGGGACCCTCAACCCAAACAGGCCTTTCCCTCCATGCTCTGGTGTTCGTGGGCTGGAGTCCCTGGCAGGAGGACTGGGCAGAGAGATCCCAGAGTCCAAGAAAGGAGAGGTGACTTTGTGAGCAAACTGGGTGCTGCCGTGGGTGGGGAGCCCCTGGCCCTTTTTGGACCCCACTCCTGGCCTGGGATGGGGCACAGAGTTCCAGGGCTGGGAGCTGGTTTTCTGCTCTTTGCTGATTTTGCCCTTGAGCCGTGGGATTCTTATCACGTGGTGTTTGAAGGCTGGACCATTGACATGAGGCGGAACGAGCCAGAGAGGACTCGAAGCCTCAGTGCTCCTGGCCCTCTGTGA